From Acidihalobacter aeolianus, a single genomic window includes:
- a CDS encoding beta-barrel assembly-enhancing protease encodes MGTIRASALALLALALVPSPNAPFAAESPPLTQEALPSLGETASNALSIEQERRLGQRALHEIRQQMPVLSDPIANAYLNSLGDRLTSNAPNVRFRFRFLIVDSPEINAFAAPAGIIVIYTGLIKAASNEAELAAVMAHEIAHITQRHFARTVAEHARLSGPTLLAALGAVLVGLHDPTLGQAALASTMAGAAQQQLNFSRSHELEADEVGIRMLTRSHLDPNAMVDFFATLARDSHQSESGIPALLLTHPATSHRISEARNRSNQISGAGRLSRDSRRFRLFKARIVALTTPPDELLEGPHTGKESPAQQYALALALLRAGHANKAALHLAELHRAHPKSIMLSISLAEAWTAARHNAAAVTLLRTLNELHPGQPLIVATLAQSLLAAGQANQAQTLLQNQAIQSGLSADMLHLLAKSAATAGDDAGSHEALARYYAKQGELNSALKQIEIALRAPNTNASTRSRLHGLKTIYEQELKISNME; translated from the coding sequence ATGGGCACCATACGCGCCTCAGCGCTCGCCCTGCTCGCCCTGGCTCTAGTCCCGAGTCCAAACGCTCCCTTCGCGGCAGAATCACCTCCACTCACCCAGGAAGCACTTCCTTCGCTCGGCGAAACCGCCAGCAATGCCCTGAGCATTGAGCAGGAACGCCGTCTTGGACAACGCGCATTGCACGAAATACGCCAGCAGATGCCCGTGCTTAGCGATCCCATCGCGAACGCTTATCTCAACAGCTTGGGCGACCGACTCACTTCCAATGCCCCTAATGTCCGTTTCCGTTTCCGCTTCTTGATCGTCGACTCGCCTGAAATCAACGCATTCGCTGCGCCAGCCGGCATCATAGTGATCTATACGGGACTCATTAAAGCAGCCAGCAACGAAGCCGAACTGGCTGCGGTTATGGCGCACGAGATCGCGCATATCACACAAAGGCACTTCGCACGCACAGTGGCCGAGCACGCACGCCTGAGCGGCCCCACCCTTTTGGCTGCCCTAGGTGCCGTACTGGTAGGCCTCCATGACCCCACGCTCGGACAAGCAGCGCTCGCCTCGACTATGGCTGGCGCCGCGCAGCAGCAATTGAATTTCTCACGCAGTCACGAGCTAGAAGCAGATGAGGTAGGCATTAGGATGCTGACACGTTCGCATCTGGACCCCAATGCCATGGTCGATTTCTTCGCTACGCTCGCCCGTGACAGCCACCAAAGTGAGAGCGGCATACCCGCATTACTGCTTACGCATCCCGCCACCTCACACAGGATTTCGGAAGCACGCAATCGCAGTAACCAAATCTCGGGGGCCGGCAGGCTCTCTCGGGACAGCCGGCGCTTCCGCCTATTCAAGGCCCGCATCGTTGCCTTGACCACGCCACCCGACGAACTTCTCGAGGGTCCGCACACAGGGAAGGAATCGCCGGCCCAACAGTACGCGCTGGCACTCGCACTCCTGCGAGCCGGGCATGCTAATAAGGCGGCGCTGCACCTGGCCGAACTGCATCGCGCTCATCCAAAATCAATCATGCTCAGCATCAGCCTCGCAGAGGCATGGACTGCCGCGCGACATAATGCCGCAGCTGTGACGCTACTACGTACTCTCAACGAACTGCATCCGGGGCAACCTCTGATAGTCGCAACCCTGGCACAGAGTCTTCTGGCAGCCGGGCAGGCAAACCAAGCCCAGACATTGCTACAAAACCAAGCCATTCAGTCCGGATTATCGGCAGACATGCTCCACCTGCTCGCCAAGTCTGCGGCGACGGCAGGCGATGACGCCGGTAGCCACGAAGCTCTGGCGAGATATTACGCCAAGCAAGGCGAACTGAATTCCGCACTAAAGCAGATCGAAATAGCCTTACGCGCGCCAAACACCAATGCAAGCACCCGTAGCCGATTGCATGGGCTGAAAACCATCTACGAGCAAGAACTCAAAATCTCGAACATGGAATAA
- the soxX gene encoding sulfur oxidation c-type cytochrome SoxX, with protein sequence MRHPAKMFSNMVSVAALLGCLGTIPGIAHASEPTAADIAAGKALAFNRAEGNCLACHQIKGANMPGDIGPPLVAMKHRFPDREKLFAQIWDPRHRNPNTTMPPFGANHILTKAQINKIVDFLYTL encoded by the coding sequence ATGCGGCATCCCGCAAAAATGTTCTCGAACATGGTATCCGTGGCAGCACTGCTCGGATGTTTGGGGACCATACCAGGCATAGCTCACGCCAGCGAACCTACGGCCGCCGATATCGCCGCAGGCAAGGCTCTCGCTTTCAATCGCGCGGAAGGCAATTGCTTAGCATGCCATCAGATCAAAGGTGCCAACATGCCTGGCGACATCGGACCACCATTAGTAGCGATGAAACACCGATTCCCTGATCGGGAAAAACTGTTCGCACAGATATGGGATCCGCGCCACAGAAATCCGAATACAACCATGCCTCCTTTCGGCGCCAACCATATCCTGACGAAAGCACAGATCAATAAGATCGTCGATTTTCTGTACACCTTGTAA
- a CDS encoding GTP-binding protein, which yields MKIWKRVRGVWPSGWSRISADAETEGADVTSGQGGERHLALARESLRELLEDERVPPGVREELAEDYARVQRLLNKIEHGHVHVAVFGRVSVGKSALLNALLGEQRFATSPLHGETRRSEEACWESFDAGGVYLIDTPGINEVAGEARERLAREVATESDLVLFVVDGDITAAEHEALGWVMHEQSAVILVLNKADRYTEAERATLRQVLLSRLQGRLPEERLVLTSAAPAERIRIRVDAQGHETEERVCPPVDVDELKLRLWAVLEAEGKTLAALNAGLFAGRLSERVAERILATKQAIGERVIRLYCLSKGVAVGFNPIPGADLVAAVMLDVGMVVHLSRVYGMPFSRVEAGRLVAVISAQLAALMGTAWTLNLVAGLLKLGSGGLSTLATGTAQGAVAYFATYVVGRAAERYLAAGKSWGEGGPKRMVREILDSLDRDSMLREARVEIMARLKGRKPAGEK from the coding sequence GTGAAGATCTGGAAGCGCGTGCGCGGCGTCTGGCCGAGTGGCTGGTCAAGAATCAGCGCGGACGCGGAGACTGAGGGGGCAGACGTAACCTCGGGGCAGGGCGGCGAGCGCCATCTGGCGCTGGCGCGCGAAAGCCTGCGCGAACTGCTTGAGGACGAGCGCGTGCCTCCCGGTGTGCGCGAGGAACTGGCCGAGGACTACGCGCGCGTCCAGCGCCTGCTGAACAAGATCGAACACGGTCATGTGCACGTGGCCGTGTTCGGGCGGGTGAGTGTGGGCAAATCCGCCCTGCTCAACGCATTGCTCGGCGAGCAGCGCTTTGCGACCAGCCCGTTGCACGGCGAAACCCGGCGCAGCGAGGAGGCCTGCTGGGAGTCCTTCGACGCCGGTGGCGTCTATCTCATCGACACGCCCGGCATCAACGAGGTGGCCGGCGAGGCGCGGGAGCGCTTGGCGCGTGAGGTGGCCACCGAGTCCGATCTGGTGCTGTTCGTGGTCGACGGTGACATCACCGCGGCCGAGCACGAGGCTCTGGGCTGGGTGATGCACGAGCAGAGCGCGGTGATTCTGGTGCTGAACAAGGCCGACCGCTATACCGAAGCCGAGCGCGCGACCCTGCGTCAGGTATTGCTGTCGCGTCTGCAGGGCCGCCTGCCCGAGGAGCGGCTGGTGCTTACCTCCGCCGCACCCGCCGAACGCATCCGCATCCGCGTGGATGCGCAGGGACACGAAACCGAGGAACGCGTGTGTCCGCCGGTCGACGTCGACGAACTCAAGCTGCGCCTGTGGGCGGTGCTCGAGGCCGAAGGCAAGACCCTGGCGGCGCTCAACGCCGGTCTCTTCGCCGGTCGCCTGAGCGAACGGGTGGCCGAACGCATCCTCGCGACCAAGCAGGCGATCGGCGAGCGGGTGATCCGCCTGTATTGCCTGTCCAAGGGGGTGGCCGTCGGTTTCAATCCGATCCCGGGCGCCGATCTGGTGGCGGCGGTGATGCTGGATGTCGGCATGGTGGTGCATCTGAGCCGGGTCTATGGCATGCCGTTCTCGCGGGTGGAGGCGGGCCGTCTGGTGGCGGTGATTTCAGCACAGCTCGCGGCGCTGATGGGTACGGCGTGGACGCTTAACCTCGTGGCCGGACTGCTCAAGCTCGGCAGCGGCGGCCTCTCCACGCTGGCCACGGGTACCGCGCAGGGCGCGGTGGCCTATTTTGCAACCTACGTCGTTGGCCGCGCGGCAGAACGTTATCTGGCGGCCGGCAAGTCCTGGGGCGAGGGCGGGCCCAAGCGCATGGTGCGCGAGATCCTCGATTCGCTGGATCGCGACTCGATGCTGCGCGAGGCGCGCGTGGAGATTATGGCGCGGCTCAAGGGGCGTAAGCCCGCAGGTGAAAAATAA
- the soxY gene encoding thiosulfate oxidation carrier protein SoxY translates to MNMKRRVFLRGSLTASAIGVAVGAGLLTPQTVLAAWPKDAFHTKNMKEAMKIIDGTDAVASGHVTVHAPDIAENGAVVPVTISSELKGAKTVSIFTPDNPFPLNSSYELSNGAMPYVSTRIKLAKTMKVMGVVRSADGKLYSASKEVKVTIGGCGG, encoded by the coding sequence ATGAATATGAAACGCCGAGTTTTTCTCCGGGGCTCATTGACAGCTAGCGCTATCGGCGTGGCCGTCGGAGCCGGTCTGCTGACCCCGCAGACCGTCCTTGCTGCCTGGCCCAAGGATGCGTTCCACACCAAAAACATGAAGGAAGCCATGAAGATCATCGATGGTACTGACGCGGTAGCGAGCGGGCATGTCACCGTCCACGCGCCCGACATCGCTGAAAATGGCGCCGTCGTGCCGGTCACCATTTCTTCCGAACTCAAGGGTGCCAAGACGGTTTCCATCTTTACTCCGGACAACCCCTTCCCGCTGAATTCCAGCTACGAACTGAGCAACGGCGCGATGCCGTACGTCTCCACCCGTATCAAGCTGGCCAAGACGATGAAGGTGATGGGCGTCGTTCGCTCCGCTGACGGCAAGCTCTACAGCGCCAGCAAGGAAGTCAAGGTAACCATCGGCGGTTGCGGCGGCTAA
- a CDS encoding tetratricopeptide repeat protein, translating to MRLKLASAALSICMLLSVDAAQASTIGMNAFSKGVTAFRSGDYQIALSEFLHARVAGIQSNNLTYDLGSTYFKLGRYDEAAREFELLGRDPSLTALAHYNLGLIALRKGVKPKAETEFKLAAKTATSSKIRALAYEQLQRIHPTSAPVARWVGFANLGGGYDNNVSLLSRSSLIAAAGQGSSFVQFLAGAIGQITGTPDHGLKVIGTVYHVSYPALNTYNQTLLRVGLAYRQPLSGWITEGAGYVNYSYLHGAAFEQFNSLELKGWHVLPNHWRLGLKYRYSRITGMSTYAYLSGSQQQARVELRWHANGLDLRTGYEIEWNQRSNLAIGTQFYSASPTRNELYLRADWPVTARTKLFTHLSYQHSRYDSPDVTLQGATLVSKTRVDDRYLESLGAQYRLFPRWYLVGEYQHTHANSTFSIYSYDSDRYSLQIEHYF from the coding sequence ATGCGCCTCAAGCTTGCGTCGGCAGCTTTGTCGATTTGCATGTTACTGTCGGTAGATGCTGCGCAGGCATCGACGATAGGTATGAATGCCTTTAGTAAAGGTGTCACGGCGTTTCGTTCTGGAGACTACCAAATCGCGTTGTCGGAATTTCTGCATGCGCGTGTTGCGGGTATCCAGTCGAATAACCTTACCTATGATCTTGGCTCGACCTATTTCAAGCTTGGGCGGTATGACGAAGCCGCTCGTGAGTTCGAGTTATTGGGCCGAGATCCATCGCTAACAGCTCTGGCCCACTACAATTTGGGCCTGATTGCCTTGCGCAAGGGTGTAAAACCAAAAGCCGAGACTGAATTTAAGCTCGCCGCAAAAACGGCTACCTCGAGCAAGATTCGTGCGCTTGCTTACGAGCAGTTGCAGCGCATCCATCCTACCTCAGCCCCTGTTGCGCGCTGGGTGGGTTTCGCCAATCTGGGCGGCGGTTACGACAACAACGTGTCTTTGTTGTCACGTTCGAGCTTGATCGCAGCGGCCGGTCAGGGTTCTTCCTTCGTACAATTCCTGGCTGGGGCGATAGGTCAGATCACAGGGACACCCGATCATGGTTTGAAAGTGATCGGGACGGTTTATCATGTCAGCTATCCCGCACTGAATACCTACAACCAGACGCTATTGCGCGTAGGCTTGGCGTATCGCCAGCCGTTATCGGGCTGGATTACCGAAGGGGCTGGGTACGTTAATTACAGTTATTTGCATGGTGCGGCATTCGAACAATTCAACTCGCTGGAATTAAAAGGGTGGCATGTATTGCCCAATCATTGGCGATTGGGGTTGAAGTATCGATATAGTCGTATTACAGGTATGTCCACCTATGCTTATCTGTCCGGCAGCCAACAACAGGCAAGGGTGGAGTTGCGCTGGCACGCGAATGGGTTGGATTTGCGTACAGGATACGAGATCGAGTGGAATCAAAGATCGAACCTTGCGATAGGCACCCAGTTCTACAGTGCTTCGCCGACTCGCAATGAGTTGTATTTGAGAGCTGATTGGCCCGTGACAGCGCGTACCAAGTTGTTTACCCATCTCAGCTACCAGCATAGTCGCTACGATTCACCGGACGTCACTTTGCAGGGTGCTACCTTAGTTAGCAAAACCCGTGTTGATGACCGCTACCTTGAATCGCTCGGCGCGCAGTATCGACTCTTTCCTCGCTGGTATCTTGTCGGCGAGTATCAACACACCCATGCTAATTCGACATTCAGTATTTATTCGTACGATAGCGACCGCTATTCGCTACAGATAGAACATTACTTCTGA
- a CDS encoding rhodanese-like domain-containing protein — protein MYGFQEVDAGTLQQWMANGESLCLVDVRTPAEMSRGVIEGAKLIPLHLLPVKLDELMVSERPRVVFYCQSGARSAQACAFVAQRQGGEVYNLRAGVMGWVSAGNRLASPELVSG, from the coding sequence ATGTACGGATTTCAAGAGGTTGATGCCGGTACCTTGCAACAGTGGATGGCAAACGGTGAGTCGTTGTGCCTAGTGGACGTGCGGACTCCTGCTGAGATGTCACGTGGTGTGATTGAAGGTGCGAAGCTGATTCCGTTACACCTGCTGCCCGTCAAACTTGATGAGCTCATGGTGTCGGAGCGCCCTAGGGTCGTGTTTTATTGCCAAAGCGGAGCCCGCTCCGCTCAGGCGTGTGCTTTCGTGGCGCAGCGCCAGGGGGGCGAGGTGTACAATCTGCGTGCTGGCGTAATGGGCTGGGTTTCGGCTGGTAATCGATTGGCGTCGCCGGAGTTGGTGTCAGGTTGA
- a CDS encoding RNA polymerase sigma factor — translation MNSQRLSKWFTRPLPPDDFEALMAPHVETLYRVAYRFTGHQEDAEDLVQDLLIKLYPKSAELASIDVLRPWLMRALYNLFVDGRRRHARSPHGHLDAHAEHEEDGGCTGVWDRIASDEAGPETSVEHGLLGQHIMEAMEALNEEQKAVLMLHDVEGYSLVELSETLDVPVGTLKSRLFRARRALKDSLMARKVGQRDLYFLDEVMTDELPSLS, via the coding sequence ATGAACAGTCAACGACTCAGCAAATGGTTCACCCGGCCGCTGCCGCCTGACGACTTCGAGGCGCTGATGGCGCCGCACGTCGAGACCTTGTATCGCGTCGCCTACCGGTTTACCGGACACCAGGAAGATGCTGAGGATCTGGTACAGGATCTGTTGATCAAGCTGTACCCGAAATCGGCGGAACTGGCCAGTATCGATGTCCTCCGTCCCTGGCTGATGCGCGCATTGTACAACCTGTTCGTAGATGGGCGCCGGCGCCACGCGCGCAGCCCCCATGGACACCTGGATGCGCATGCGGAACACGAGGAAGACGGTGGGTGCACCGGCGTCTGGGATCGGATCGCCAGCGATGAAGCAGGGCCCGAGACAAGCGTGGAGCATGGCTTGCTTGGCCAGCACATCATGGAGGCCATGGAGGCGCTCAACGAAGAACAGAAGGCAGTCCTCATGTTGCACGATGTCGAGGGCTACAGCCTGGTCGAACTGTCGGAAACGCTGGACGTGCCGGTCGGGACGTTGAAGTCGAGATTGTTTCGGGCGCGTCGCGCGCTCAAGGACAGCCTGATGGCCCGCAAGGTGGGACAGAGGGATCTCTATTTTTTGGACGAGGTGATGACCGATGAACTGCCCAGTCTATCGTAG
- a CDS encoding molybdopterin-dependent oxidoreductase — MSVPSPVYLWGLVPLGLLGIGLLAHKFLAVRWPALGDWLRRRTWPWTLRIVHVFLLASFIELMLSGVAIYLPDLHAVLLPWLQTIYALHVWLGTAFLVALLFSLLSSPRLVRRVRLIDWTLVSAGSLFLGVSGYVLWFDTTFPVYWNAIAFSWHGWVAYALLAWLLVHAFLRTFSFQRSSHPLNWRVDFTRRRFLSMGVSLVGASFGLLGLAGLRRRPDPTSGGADSMATSDAAAQWAFPEHYSYTGAYPEVDPVGFRLSIGGLVEHPTALSLDQIKALRPTHARSSFHCVTGWSVPDVPWDGVTMDALFAQAGLRPEARYLVFYSADGVYVDCLSLAQAHAQGALLAYGIAGTPLPTRGGFPLRLVVPGMYGYKSVKWVDRVVATAHPVAGTWEQQGYPAAAYLGSVKTGF, encoded by the coding sequence ATGAGCGTGCCGTCACCTGTTTATCTCTGGGGTCTTGTCCCGCTCGGTCTGCTGGGCATCGGCCTGCTGGCGCACAAATTCCTGGCCGTTCGCTGGCCGGCGCTCGGCGATTGGTTGCGACGGCGCACCTGGCCATGGACGCTGCGCATCGTCCACGTGTTTCTGCTGGCGTCCTTCATCGAGTTGATGCTCAGCGGCGTGGCGATCTATCTGCCCGATCTGCATGCGGTGCTGTTGCCCTGGCTACAGACCATCTACGCGCTGCACGTGTGGCTGGGGACGGCCTTTCTGGTTGCCCTGCTGTTTTCGCTGCTGTCGTCGCCGCGGCTGGTGCGGCGCGTGCGACTGATCGACTGGACGCTGGTGTCTGCAGGAAGCCTGTTTCTCGGCGTTAGCGGCTACGTGCTGTGGTTCGACACGACCTTCCCCGTGTACTGGAATGCCATCGCGTTTAGCTGGCACGGCTGGGTGGCGTACGCGCTGTTGGCGTGGCTGCTGGTGCATGCGTTTCTGCGCACCTTCTCGTTCCAGCGCAGCAGCCATCCGCTGAACTGGCGGGTCGATTTCACCCGGCGTCGTTTCCTATCCATGGGCGTGTCGTTGGTGGGCGCCAGTTTTGGCCTGCTGGGGCTGGCGGGTCTGCGGCGCAGGCCGGATCCGACATCCGGCGGGGCCGACAGCATGGCCACCAGTGATGCGGCTGCGCAATGGGCCTTTCCCGAGCATTACAGCTATACCGGCGCCTACCCCGAGGTCGATCCGGTGGGCTTTCGGCTGTCCATAGGCGGGCTGGTCGAGCATCCGACGGCGCTGAGTCTCGACCAGATCAAAGCGCTGCGGCCAACGCACGCGCGCAGCAGCTTTCACTGCGTTACCGGCTGGAGTGTCCCCGATGTCCCGTGGGACGGTGTGACCATGGATGCGCTGTTCGCGCAGGCGGGTTTGCGACCGGAGGCGAGATACCTTGTCTTCTATTCGGCAGACGGCGTGTACGTTGACTGCCTCAGTCTGGCGCAGGCGCATGCGCAGGGCGCGCTGCTCGCTTACGGCATAGCCGGTACGCCGCTGCCGACGCGTGGAGGTTTCCCGCTGCGGCTGGTAGTACCTGGCATGTATGGTTACAAGTCTGTCAAATGGGTCGATCGGGTCGTTGCCACGGCGCATCCGGTTGCGGGCACATGGGAACAACAGGGTTATCCGGCTGCTGCCTATCTGGGCAGCGTGAAGACGGGGTTTTGA
- a CDS encoding 4Fe-4S dicluster domain-containing protein: protein MQQIYDDIRGDFRYDNELNGCLNCGICTATCPAAHFYDYSPREIVQLLWTENVEQIYDAMQEKIWACAQCMTCAARCPFKNSPGGLVAIMREVAIKHEMQSAKDVLRPFGRVMLKLITTGNQLSPDMIQPDHFPDWGPNIQKVEGDLTVLRKAIPVKTLQTVETAWEVSLKTSVEMYTIWEMTGVLKSLELMDENLFDVIDDFIDEKREEYDEWLEEQEDDD, encoded by the coding sequence ATGCAGCAAATCTACGATGATATTCGTGGGGATTTTCGGTACGACAACGAGCTCAATGGGTGTCTCAACTGCGGTATATGCACCGCGACCTGCCCTGCGGCACACTTCTACGACTACAGCCCTCGTGAGATTGTCCAGTTGCTGTGGACCGAGAACGTCGAGCAGATCTACGATGCCATGCAGGAAAAAATCTGGGCCTGTGCGCAGTGCATGACGTGTGCCGCCAGATGCCCCTTTAAGAATTCCCCGGGTGGCCTAGTCGCAATCATGCGTGAGGTCGCCATCAAGCACGAGATGCAGTCCGCCAAGGACGTTTTGCGCCCATTCGGTCGTGTGATGCTCAAGCTCATCACCACGGGCAATCAGCTCTCTCCCGATATGATCCAGCCTGACCATTTCCCTGACTGGGGCCCAAATATCCAGAAAGTGGAAGGTGATCTGACTGTTCTGCGTAAGGCGATTCCCGTCAAGACTCTGCAGACAGTGGAAACAGCTTGGGAAGTCTCCCTCAAGACCTCGGTAGAGATGTACACCATCTGGGAAATGACCGGAGTGCTCAAATCCCTCGAGCTGATGGACGAGAATCTCTTCGACGTCATCGACGACTTCATTGATGAGAAGCGCGAAGAGTACGACGAGTGGCTCGAAGAGCAAGAAGACGACGATTGA
- the soxZ gene encoding thiosulfate oxidation carrier complex protein SoxZ, translating into MPSNTIRIRASVNGGVTDVKSLINHPMTTGLQKNKKTGKIIPAHFIEQVTAELDGKQVFVANWSIGISTNPFLSFKVEGGKAGQSLKLSWVDNKGESDSITTKLS; encoded by the coding sequence ATGCCTAGCAATACCATCAGAATCCGCGCGAGTGTCAACGGCGGCGTGACTGACGTCAAAAGCCTGATCAATCATCCAATGACGACTGGTCTGCAGAAAAACAAGAAGACCGGCAAAATCATCCCGGCCCACTTCATTGAGCAAGTGACGGCCGAGCTCGACGGGAAGCAGGTTTTCGTCGCCAACTGGAGTATTGGTATATCCACCAATCCATTCCTGTCATTCAAGGTCGAAGGCGGCAAAGCTGGCCAAAGCCTGAAGCTCAGCTGGGTCGACAACAAGGGCGAGTCGGACTCGATTACCACCAAGCTGTCGTAA
- a CDS encoding anti-sigma factor family protein → MNCPVYRRRFDRYLDGTLAAEERRDVDEHLAFCPACREHLSWERRVWNELRQLPVPPMRKAFASEVLAAAVKQQPQRKPLRQRMMGLAIAASLLAGIGIGIGVQREAQHNSASVVQLAEGKDTIRLVFNASKQVEGVRFTVILPAGVEIAGHPGEREIVWHGRLKQGRNLLSLPLVADRPGHGVLRAEVQYGQYAREIQIGVHVKGHSTLSKI, encoded by the coding sequence ATGAACTGCCCAGTCTATCGTAGGCGTTTTGATCGGTATCTGGATGGCACGCTGGCGGCCGAGGAGCGTCGCGACGTCGATGAGCATCTGGCCTTTTGCCCCGCCTGCCGTGAGCATCTGAGTTGGGAGCGGCGGGTGTGGAACGAACTCCGTCAGCTGCCTGTGCCGCCGATGCGCAAGGCTTTTGCCAGTGAGGTCCTTGCCGCTGCCGTGAAGCAGCAGCCGCAGCGTAAACCGCTGCGCCAGCGGATGATGGGCTTGGCCATCGCCGCTAGCCTGTTGGCCGGTATTGGCATCGGCATCGGCGTGCAGCGTGAGGCCCAGCACAATAGTGCTTCTGTGGTTCAGCTCGCCGAGGGTAAGGATACGATCCGACTCGTGTTCAATGCCTCCAAGCAGGTGGAGGGCGTGCGCTTTACGGTCATTCTCCCGGCGGGCGTCGAGATTGCAGGCCATCCCGGCGAACGTGAGATCGTCTGGCACGGTCGGCTTAAACAGGGCAGGAACCTGTTGAGCCTGCCGTTGGTTGCGGACCGACCTGGCCATGGTGTCTTGAGGGCTGAAGTGCAGTACGGACAGTATGCGAGGGAAATCCAAATCGGCGTGCACGTTAAGGGGCACAGCACATTGTCGAAGATTTGA
- a CDS encoding heterodisulfide reductase-related iron-sulfur binding cluster gives MKPTDQNGSPDSGIAGHGSFFQETNLSREEAVRATDWVRKHVDRRTVDLGERMDDVREHMYELEKEGEIIIHRIGDEHDPKIVKTLFGWEKKVPTKQLWHHKSCGQCGNIPGYPTSLMWFMNEFGYVPGKDYLDETDQTSCTAWNYHGSGIGNVESLAAVFLRNFHQAYVSGKQHGFELGHFFPLVHCGTSFGNYKEIRKYLVESAELREKVTKILGKLGRLVDGKLVIPEEIVHYSEWVHVMRNRIASELQKIDVSNIRATAHVACHYYKMVHEDAVYDPEVLGGNRTAIITSVAQALGAQVIDYSTWYDCCGFGFRHIISEREFTRSFTMDRKIRVAREEANADVMLANDTGCVTTMDKNQWIGKAHDQNFSIPIVADVQFAALACGADPFKIVQLQWHASPCEDLVEKMGISWSDAKKNFQEYLKEVEQGNIEYLYNPELAYGGQA, from the coding sequence ATGAAACCTACTGATCAGAATGGCAGCCCTGACTCCGGTATCGCCGGCCACGGCTCTTTCTTCCAGGAAACCAATCTGTCCCGCGAGGAAGCCGTGCGCGCCACGGATTGGGTACGCAAGCACGTCGATCGTCGCACGGTCGATCTCGGCGAGCGGATGGATGACGTCCGCGAACATATGTATGAGCTCGAGAAGGAAGGCGAGATCATCATCCATCGCATCGGCGACGAGCACGATCCCAAGATTGTGAAGACGCTGTTTGGGTGGGAGAAGAAGGTGCCCACCAAGCAGTTGTGGCATCACAAATCCTGCGGTCAATGCGGCAACATTCCCGGTTATCCGACTTCGTTGATGTGGTTTATGAACGAGTTCGGCTACGTGCCCGGCAAGGATTACCTGGACGAGACCGATCAGACCTCATGCACGGCCTGGAACTATCACGGTTCCGGCATCGGCAATGTTGAGTCACTGGCGGCCGTATTCCTGCGCAACTTCCATCAGGCGTATGTGTCCGGCAAGCAGCACGGCTTCGAGCTGGGTCACTTCTTCCCGCTCGTCCACTGCGGGACATCTTTCGGCAACTACAAGGAGATCCGCAAGTATCTGGTCGAGTCTGCAGAGCTGCGCGAGAAGGTGACCAAGATCCTCGGCAAGTTGGGGCGTCTGGTCGACGGCAAGCTGGTGATCCCCGAAGAGATCGTGCACTACTCCGAGTGGGTACATGTGATGCGTAACCGCATTGCGTCCGAGCTTCAGAAGATCGACGTTTCCAACATCCGCGCGACCGCCCACGTCGCTTGCCACTATTACAAGATGGTGCACGAGGACGCGGTGTACGATCCCGAGGTGCTCGGTGGCAACCGTACCGCGATCATCACTTCCGTGGCGCAGGCGCTTGGCGCGCAGGTTATCGATTATTCGACCTGGTACGACTGTTGCGGCTTCGGTTTCAGGCACATCATTTCCGAGCGCGAGTTTACCCGTTCGTTCACCATGGACCGCAAGATTCGCGTGGCTCGCGAAGAGGCCAACGCCGACGTGATGCTGGCGAACGATACCGGTTGCGTGACCACCATGGACAAGAACCAGTGGATCGGCAAGGCGCACGATCAGAACTTTTCGATCCCGATCGTGGCGGACGTCCAGTTCGCGGCTTTGGCCTGCGGTGCAGACCCGTTCAAGATCGTGCAGCTGCAGTGGCACGCGTCCCCTTGCGAAGACCTGGTGGAGAAGATGGGGATCTCCTGGTCGGATGCGAAGAAGAATTTCCAGGAATATCTCAAGGAAGTCGAGCAGGGCAACATCGAATATCTCTATAACCCCGAGTTGGCATACGGAGGACAGGCATAA